The Vibrio sp. NTOU-M3 genomic sequence GTTATCGTAACAATCTGATTTCTGTAGCTACGCTTAATTAAACTGTCAAAGAGAATGCTAAACACTTCATCAAGATTAAAATAATCAAGAACGATATAGAGATTGGAATGCTGACCGATGTCAGTTTCCACACTCAAGCCCATCTTGGTAAACTCTTCTTCCCAGCCAGATAGCACTGAAGAGACAACGAGACCTAAATTATAAAGCGGGGAGATTCCTTTATTGTCAGTATGAACATTCAATAACATTTCTAGCTCACTAGAAAGGCTCCTCACTAATTTTTGGCGTTCTAGTTGCTCGTCACCTTGAAGGTTATTCGCTGTCTTGTTCAACTTATCTTTGAGTTGCTGCACGACTTGGCTAAAGATGATCCGACGCACCTGTAATTGCTTTCGTAGCTGATGGTTATTGGATACGAGGATACGACTTTGGTGCCTCAACTGATTTGTTTTAAGCGCTACTTGGGCTTTCAAGACCTTATTGGTTCGAGCCATAATACGCGAACGCCAATAGACGACCCCGGCCAAAGCCGTCACCACCAACAACACATAAGTCGCGATGGCATAAGAGGTAAAATACCAAGGTTCAAGCACCTGAAAATAGAATGTATTTTCCTGACTTCGTTCCCGATCATTAATGATGCGGCGCACAGCCAATTGATAGTCACCCGGCATCAAATGGTCAACGGTCAACTGAAAGCCGTCTAACACGCGCCAGCTATCGTCACCATTCAATCGATATTCAAGACTTAGATTACTGACCTGAGGAATAACACCAAACTGAAAACCAATCGAATCACCGTATACAAAACTTGGTTTATCTACGATTGAAGCGCCTAATGATATGAGCTTCCGGTTCACTTTAACCTGACTCAATATCACCCGAGTGTCAGGAAGTGAACTGGTCAACAACTCTGGAGAATCGACTTTGATTAAGCCAAATCGAGAGCCAAACACCAAGTCTTGCCCTTTATCCCCACCATTAGTGCAAATATCCGTAAGGAACTCGTTGTTAATCAAACCAAAAGGCGGGCCAAATTCGCCTTCTAATGAACCTTGGGAAGTGTAGCGAGACAACCCTGATGAAGTTGCTAGCCACACGCCATCAGAATTGCTGAGCAAACACTTGGGAGTAACGTAGTCATCTGCAAGCGGTAGCTTCTGAACTACATCTTGGAACAGATCCACACGGAACAAACCGTAGCTACTTGCCGCCCACACATACTCCCCATCGACATCCACTAGGCTAGCAACTTGTCCATAACGATGAGTATCAGCGATATAACGCACCTTGCCATCTCGAACAAGGTAGATGCCATGATCCGTACCTATTGCCAAGATATTGTTGTTAAAGGCTTTTATTTCAGAAATTCTAACGTTAGATTGATTACTTAACAGCCAGTCACTACCATAATCGGTATACTCTTTCGTGTTTAAATCAAAACTCCAAAGCTGATGTCTATTTCCTCCCCAGAGCAAGCCATCTTCACTAATGTCAACATGCTCAACCGCGGACTGTTTCACGATCTCTGGCAACATATGGCTGGTATTTTTTCCGGTAACAGCATCTAAACAGCGTAATCCGTTGTCTGTAGCAAGCCAAAGTTGCCCATGGCTTTCCCTTAACTCGTTAACCTTACCTTGATAGTACTGCTGATATCGTATTGACCGATCTAAAGTGACACTGTAAACACCTTTATTTGAGCCTAACCAATACGCATCTTGTTTTGAGCGTTTGATAATTTCCTGCATGTTCTCATTACGTATCCCCTGTGCCATAAACTGGGTTGAGAATCGCTTAAACTTGTCACCAAACAACGAGGCGTAACGAATTCCTCGGTCTGTTGCTAGCCATATTCCGCCAACATGGTCATTCACCAAAGAGTAAATTTTACCCCCCGACAAGGTATAACCAGGTAAGTTACGGCTATTTAACCTAGAAATTTCCCCGGTCATGAACGAGTAAATAAACAAGCCTCTCTTCGTGCCAATCCAATACTCTCTATCGGTTTCAGCAATAGATAACACATGAGATGTCGCAACATGAGCAACGGGCTCAACAGAATTCTGTATATCAAAAATCAGCGCCCCTTCCCGTGAACCAACGATTAACTCACGGCGTTTGTCAGAAAAGTACAGTTTTTCCACATAGGTTTTACCCGAGCTGGGGATATGGCTAAAGTGCCCTCCTTCCGAGAGGTAAACGCCTGCGTTGGTGGCTAAAACCCATTTTGATAGGATTAACTGAGCATCGTTAATACTGATCTTACTGGACTGAGTATATTGATATAGCTCCATCAGCGAATAGCTATGGAACTCTCCTGTATCAATCTGATAAGTATAAAAATTGGTTTCGTCTGAAACCCAAATATACCGTTTAGATGCACCGATATTTTTAATTTCAATGCCCGGCATCAGGCTAAAAACAAGCTCGCGCTCGTGATTTGGGATTGTTTTGTATATTTCGTTGTCAACAAAGGACCAGAATGCATTATCGAGATAAGCGATCTTCTCTTGATCGTACTTGAGAACTGAGCCTGATTTCGGTGCAATATTCTGTCCATCATAGAATAGGACTTGGTTACGAACATCTTGCATCCACAAGCCACCATCATTGGCAAGAAACAGTTGCTTAGCCGCAAAAACTTTGCCCTGAGCCTGAGTTGGCAAAGGGTAAAAAACAGACGGGGAATCATCCACTGCTTGCACATTGAGTGATACGGCAAACAACAGAAAGCATAGGTATCTAAACACCAGTTATTTCCTAACAGCTAAGCAATCAATAAAAATAAATATTTTTGTTTTTGAATTATCTTAGATTCTAGTTTATTAACAAGTAATTAGATGTAGGGAATGGAGGAATTAAAGGTGAGATCACAATGAGAGAGAGCGTGTGTATAACTCCCTCTTGTGATACTTTTTAATTAGCAAGACACTCAGTAAATCGTTTAGATAAATCGGTTAAGAACTGGAAGTAGGCCCCGTCTTGGATAGTGATATCACTGGCTACTGGATCTAGAATACCAACATTTACATTACTCCCACGAGTGACAGACTTGATAACAGCAGGTGTAAACTGTGGTTCACTGAACACACACTTAGCATCATTATTTGCTAGTGACTTACGGATCTGAATCAGTGTCTTTGCACCAGGCTTACGATCTGGACTCACGGTAAAATGCCCTAAGTGGTTTAACTGATAATCTTGTTCAAAATATCCGTATGCATCGTGAAATACGTAGTAACCTTTTTCTTCAACTGGTTGAAGACGTTGTTCAATCTCTAGTGAAACTTGCTTAATATTTTGCTCAAACTCAGCAAAGTTCGCTTGATACTTAGCTCCATTGTCAGGGTCCACTTGTGCAAGTTTTTCACTAATCGCAAGCGCCACTTGTAGGGTTGTTCGTTTCCCTAGCCAAAAATGGGGGTCATGACTGCCATGATGATGACCTTCATGCTCGTGATGCCCACCTTCATACTCACGCAATGCTAAACCTTTAATTGAGCTTAGAGTCAGTACGGTCGGTTGTTGTTCCAAAACCTTAGTCAAAAATGGCTCTAAATCCTGACCAAACCAAATAACCAAATCCGCCTTCTTAAGGCGCTTAACATCTGAAGGCTTTAATGCATAGTCATGTGGCGATGTGTTGTTACCCAGTAATACGTCTGGCTGGCTGATACCTTTTGTAATTTCCCAAGTAATAAGTTGAATTGGCTTAATACTCGTCAAAATTTCTTTTGCCTGTACGCTAACAGAAGTGATCAGTAGCGATACCAGCAAAAAAACATAACGTTTCATAATTTACCCAATGATTTCTGATGGCTTTGAAGTGGAACGGATGTTACATTATAACAATACAGAATTGCAAATGAGTTCCATTCATGTCGACCTTAGTCGAGTTGAACCAGATCGGTGTCCAATTTGATGACCGAGCGGTTCTTGAAAACGTCTCCTTAACCATTAAACGTGGTGAAATCACTACACTAATTGGCCCCAATGGTGCAGGTAAGTCTACTCTCGTAAAAGTATTACTTGGCTTGCAAACCCAATACACAGGCACTCTCAAAAAATCAAAGGGACTAAAAATTGGTTATGTCCCACAAAAGCTGAAGTTAAATGACTCGCTGCCTCTCAGTGTGCGCCGTTTTCTTTGTTTAGCGGGGCGATTCAGTAAACAGGAATTACTTGATGCCCTTAAGCTTGTTGGGGCTGAACATTTACTAGATGCAAATATGCACTCACTCTCTGGTGGTGAAAACCAACGAGTCTTGCTGTCTAGAGCACTACTTCGCAGGCCTGATCTGCTTGTTTTGGATGAACCAGCACAAGGTGTGGATGTTCAAGGTCAAATTGATCTCTATGATCTGATTGATACTCTTCGCCATAGATTTAATTGTGGTGTATTTATGGTTTCACATGATCTTCATCTGGTTATGGCGAAAACTGACGATGTGATATGCCTACACCATCATGTTTGTTGCTCAGGTTCTCCTGCGGCAATAACACAACACCCTAAGTACATTGCGTTATTTGGCAACGCACGCCAAGAAACCTTAGCGTTATATCATCACCAACACGATCACCATCATCACGATCTATCTGGGCAACCCGTTTCTGGGGATGCAGAGAACTGTGCTCATCACACCCACGGTCACCATCATCATGATTGAGTTTTTGTTACCGTCTATTTTTGCCGGCCTCGGTATTGCTCTTATCGCCGGACCACTTGGTTCCTTTGTTGTTTGGCGCAAAATGGCATACTTTGGCGACACTCTTGCTCATGCTTCTTTAATGGGTTTAGCATTAGGGTTCTTGTTTGATATTAACTTGTACCTTGCTTTATTAATCTGTTGTTTGGCACTTGCCGTTCTATTGGTCACGTTACAAAAACAAAAACTGGTTGCTACAGATACCTTATTGGGCATACTCGCCCATAGCTCACTCTCTATTGGTTTGGTGGCGGTCAGCTTCCTCGATAATGTCCGTATCGATTTGATGAGCTATTTATTTGGTGATTTACTCGCTGTTTCATCATCTGATCTTTTGTTCATCTATTCCGGTGTCGCCTGCGTTTCCCTCGTACTAATGGCTTTCTGGCGCCCATTGCTATCAACTACTGTCAATGAAAAGCTCGCCGCTGTTGATGGTCATAATGTCGATTTAATGCGGTTATTATTGATGCTTATGGTGGGGGTTGTTATCGCCGTAGGAATGAAGTTTGTCGGGGCCCTGATCATGACATCATTGCTCATTATCCCAGCAGCAACAGCAAGACGCTTTGCAGGAACACCCGAACAAATGGCCGCATTAGCTTCAGCCATAGGAGCACTCGCTGTATTGTGTGGCCTCAGCCTTTCATGGCATTTTGACACTCCAGCAGGCCCTTCTGTTGTTATTAGTGCAACAATGATGTTTATGCTGAGTCAGTTCAAACGTTAGGGCATTAAAAAAGGCTTCCGATTGGAAGCCTTTTTATCAACGCCTATGCACCTTCATTATGCAATTCTAGGTTTGCAAGGTCTTGTTGGATCTCTCGTTGAGTTTTCGCATCATCGCCACGCAGTGACTCCAAGAAATCTAAATACTTCTGGTCGATATCACCAGTAACATATTCACCACTAAATACTGATGTTTCAAATACCTTAATGTCGCTATTCCCTTGCCCTACTGCACTCACTAAATCTTCTAATGTTTGGAAGATAAGCTCATCAGCACCAATCTGTTTACAGATAGCATCGTTATCTCGACCGTGAGCAATCAGTTCATGCGCGCTCGGCATATCAATACCATACACATTCGGGAAACGGATTTCCGGCGCAGCTGACACCATAAATACTTTCTTAGCTCCAGAGTCACGAGCCATCTCTACAATCTGTTCTGATGTCGTACCGCGAACAATAGAGTCATCCACTAGCAAAACATTTTTATCTTTAAACTCTGAACGAATGGCATTGAGTTTACGACGTACTGATTTCTTACGTTGCTGCTGACCCGGCATGATAAACGTACGGCCGACATAACGGTTCTTCACAAACCCCTGACGGTATGGCTTATCAATCGCTTGAGCGATTTGCAGCGCAATATCGCACGACGTTTCAGGAATTGGGATAACAACATCGATATCTAAATCAGCGTATTCGTCACGAATGCGGTCACCTAATTTTTTACCCATTTCAACACGAGCGCTATAAACCGAAATTTTATCGATAAACGAATCAGGACGTGCAAAGTAAACAAATTCAAAAATACAAGGGTTGAGAGATGGGTTATCAGCGCATTGCTTGGTATACAATTCACCGTCAAAAGTGGCATAGATGGCTTCACCTGGAGCGACATCACGGACAAAATCAAAACCAACGGCATCCAAAGCAACGGACTCAGAAGCCACCATATATTCCGTGCGTCCAGCAACTTCACGCTTACCAAGGCATAGAGGGCGAATACCATTTGGATCACGAAAAGCAACCATACCATGACCAATAATCATAGCGGTTACCGCATACGCTCCGCGAATAGTACGATGTACATTCGTCACTGCACGAAACACATCATCAGAATTCACGTTGCCTTTTACCGTATCAATTTCATGCGCTAACACATTCAACAAGACTTCAGAATCAGATGTTGTATTGATGTGACGGCGATCTTTCTCAAACAGTTTTTCACGAATTTCAGCCGCATTTGTCAGGTTACCGTTGTGAGCCAAGCTGATACCAAAAGGAGAGTTCACGTAGAAAGGCTGTGCTTCAGAGGCACTTGAACTACCAGCGGTTGGGTAACGAACATGACCAATACCGACATTCCCTTGCAGCCTTTGCATGTGTTTTGCTTCAAACACATCCTTCACTAGACCGTTCGCCTTTCTCAGACGAAAACGATTGCTTTCTATGGTACAAATACCCGCGGCATCTTGGCCACGATGCTGCAAGACAGTCAATGCGTCATAGATAGACTGATTTACAGGCGTTGCGCCCACGA encodes the following:
- the purF gene encoding amidophosphoribosyltransferase produces the protein MCGIVGIVGATPVNQSIYDALTVLQHRGQDAAGICTIESNRFRLRKANGLVKDVFEAKHMQRLQGNVGIGHVRYPTAGSSSASEAQPFYVNSPFGISLAHNGNLTNAAEIREKLFEKDRRHINTTSDSEVLLNVLAHEIDTVKGNVNSDDVFRAVTNVHRTIRGAYAVTAMIIGHGMVAFRDPNGIRPLCLGKREVAGRTEYMVASESVALDAVGFDFVRDVAPGEAIYATFDGELYTKQCADNPSLNPCIFEFVYFARPDSFIDKISVYSARVEMGKKLGDRIRDEYADLDIDVVIPIPETSCDIALQIAQAIDKPYRQGFVKNRYVGRTFIMPGQQQRKKSVRRKLNAIRSEFKDKNVLLVDDSIVRGTTSEQIVEMARDSGAKKVFMVSAAPEIRFPNVYGIDMPSAHELIAHGRDNDAICKQIGADELIFQTLEDLVSAVGQGNSDIKVFETSVFSGEYVTGDIDQKYLDFLESLRGDDAKTQREIQQDLANLELHNEGA
- a CDS encoding helix-turn-helix domain-containing protein codes for the protein MFRYLCFLLFAVSLNVQAVDDSPSVFYPLPTQAQGKVFAAKQLFLANDGGLWMQDVRNQVLFYDGQNIAPKSGSVLKYDQEKIAYLDNAFWSFVDNEIYKTIPNHERELVFSLMPGIEIKNIGASKRYIWVSDETNFYTYQIDTGEFHSYSLMELYQYTQSSKISINDAQLILSKWVLATNAGVYLSEGGHFSHIPSSGKTYVEKLYFSDKRRELIVGSREGALIFDIQNSVEPVAHVATSHVLSIAETDREYWIGTKRGLFIYSFMTGEISRLNSRNLPGYTLSGGKIYSLVNDHVGGIWLATDRGIRYASLFGDKFKRFSTQFMAQGIRNENMQEIIKRSKQDAYWLGSNKGVYSVTLDRSIRYQQYYQGKVNELRESHGQLWLATDNGLRCLDAVTGKNTSHMLPEIVKQSAVEHVDISEDGLLWGGNRHQLWSFDLNTKEYTDYGSDWLLSNQSNVRISEIKAFNNNILAIGTDHGIYLVRDGKVRYIADTHRYGQVASLVDVDGEYVWAASSYGLFRVDLFQDVVQKLPLADDYVTPKCLLSNSDGVWLATSSGLSRYTSQGSLEGEFGPPFGLINNEFLTDICTNGGDKGQDLVFGSRFGLIKVDSPELLTSSLPDTRVILSQVKVNRKLISLGASIVDKPSFVYGDSIGFQFGVIPQVSNLSLEYRLNGDDSWRVLDGFQLTVDHLMPGDYQLAVRRIINDRERSQENTFYFQVLEPWYFTSYAIATYVLLVVTALAGVVYWRSRIMARTNKVLKAQVALKTNQLRHQSRILVSNNHQLRKQLQVRRIIFSQVVQQLKDKLNKTANNLQGDEQLERQKLVRSLSSELEMLLNVHTDNKGISPLYNLGLVVSSVLSGWEEEFTKMGLSVETDIGQHSNLYIVLDYFNLDEVFSILFDSLIKRSYRNQIVTITIQAVNERVRLSMLDQGNKIDSSATGPINWTELRTLVEQSGGEMNLHTSDERNLIELSWVCRKVFDESSVVDAIEPSEQEESIPTDPWIEKLEQLVHQHYSDSEFGTSQAAKLMYVSERSLQRRFKSSMSRTFKDYLNEVRLDYACRRLLAGEKVSEVAFECGFNDPSYFSQRFKHRFGVSPSQFVEAQESDDTYLV
- the znuB gene encoding zinc ABC transporter permease subunit ZnuB — encoded protein: MIEFLLPSIFAGLGIALIAGPLGSFVVWRKMAYFGDTLAHASLMGLALGFLFDINLYLALLICCLALAVLLVTLQKQKLVATDTLLGILAHSSLSIGLVAVSFLDNVRIDLMSYLFGDLLAVSSSDLLFIYSGVACVSLVLMAFWRPLLSTTVNEKLAAVDGHNVDLMRLLLMLMVGVVIAVGMKFVGALIMTSLLIIPAATARRFAGTPEQMAALASAIGALAVLCGLSLSWHFDTPAGPSVVISATMMFMLSQFKR
- the znuC gene encoding zinc ABC transporter ATP-binding protein ZnuC, encoding MSTLVELNQIGVQFDDRAVLENVSLTIKRGEITTLIGPNGAGKSTLVKVLLGLQTQYTGTLKKSKGLKIGYVPQKLKLNDSLPLSVRRFLCLAGRFSKQELLDALKLVGAEHLLDANMHSLSGGENQRVLLSRALLRRPDLLVLDEPAQGVDVQGQIDLYDLIDTLRHRFNCGVFMVSHDLHLVMAKTDDVICLHHHVCCSGSPAAITQHPKYIALFGNARQETLALYHHQHDHHHHDLSGQPVSGDAENCAHHTHGHHHHD
- the znuA gene encoding zinc ABC transporter substrate-binding protein ZnuA: MKRYVFLLVSLLITSVSVQAKEILTSIKPIQLITWEITKGISQPDVLLGNNTSPHDYALKPSDVKRLKKADLVIWFGQDLEPFLTKVLEQQPTVLTLSSIKGLALREYEGGHHEHEGHHHGSHDPHFWLGKRTTLQVALAISEKLAQVDPDNGAKYQANFAEFEQNIKQVSLEIEQRLQPVEEKGYYVFHDAYGYFEQDYQLNHLGHFTVSPDRKPGAKTLIQIRKSLANNDAKCVFSEPQFTPAVIKSVTRGSNVNVGILDPVASDITIQDGAYFQFLTDLSKRFTECLAN